AACCGCTGTCTGGCCGCGACGGTTGGATTCCAGACCCTTTTCTGCCTGCTATTGAGTGGCGGTCTTTTCCTGTTCTCTTGAGCAATATCAATCCACATTCGATTATGGCAATGGTACAAAGGTACAGGGCCGTCAATTCCGGGGGCGTGTAATGGGGAGGCCGCATGACCATTGAACAGCTACTGCCCTTGGGGCTGGCTTTCATCATGCTGTCCATTGGACTGGGCCTGAGGGCCGAGGACTTCTCTCGCGTGTTCCGCCATCCCGTCCCCATGGGAGTCGGGCTGATCAACCAGATCCTGTTGTTGCCGTTGATTGGTGCCGGGCTGGTGTTGCTCTATGACGGCCGCCCGGAGTTTGCCATCGGGCTGATGATCCTGGCTGCCTCGCCAGGAGGCATCACTTCCAATCTGCTGACCACCCTGGCGGGAGGCAATGCGGCCCTGTCGGTGTCCATGACCGCTTTGGCCAGTCTGGCCAGCATTGTAACTGTACCGATCATCCTGGGCCTGACGCAGATTCTTTTGCCTGGGAATGTGCAGGAAATCACCATGCCGGTGGGTCGGATCATGGCCGGGATCCTGGTCATCACCGGGCTTCCCATCGCGCTGGGCATGGGGTTGGTCCATTGGCGGCCCGGCTGGGCAAACTGGCTTAGGCCCAAGGCACGACTGCTGGCCACTATCTTGTTCGCCTTGATTGTCGCCGGGGCCTTTGTCGGTCAGATGGATAACATCTCCCGCTATTTCACCGATATCGGTCCCTATGTCGCGGCGCTCAATATGGGCACCATGGGATTGGGGCTGTTGGCGGCCCGCGGACTGCGGCTCAATGGGCCGGACAGCATCGCCATCTGCCTGGAATCGGGGTTGCAGAATGCCGCCTTGGCGATTTTTGTCGCCACCACCTTGCTCGGCGAGCCCATGATGGTGGTCCCAGCAATCATCTATGCCCTGATCATGAATATCACCGCCGGATTATTCCTGCTGCGGGTGCGTGGGCAGGCGGTCTCCCCATCGGCCTTGTGAGTCCGCATCCATGATCCGCATCAAACGGAACTACCGGGTGGCGCAAAAGGTGGAACGGTTGTTCGACGTGGCGGCGGACTTCGAATCCTATCCGGAATTCCTGCCCAACTGTTTGGCCATGCGGGTTATTGAACAAACTGACGAAAATTTTCTGGTGGACAATCTTTACCGTTGGGGGCCGGTCACAACCCAGTTTCGCAGCCGCACCCACATGGAGCGACCCCATCGGCTGGACGTTAAATCAGTGGATCGGGGCACTCAGTTCAGCATCGGTTGGCGCTTCGTGCCGGACGGCCCGGAGGCCACCCAAGTCACTTTTACCATGGAAGTAGACCTGAACAATCGGCTGCTCAGGGGGGTGGTGGAAGCGGTCCTGCAAACAACAGCCCAGCGCATAGAATCGGCTTTTCGAGCCCGCGTGGATCAGATCTTCGGCGGCACCGGGTCATCCAGCACCGAGATATAGGCTAACAGATTTTGGATATCCTCGGCAGAGAGCGGGGCGATATAGCGATCCGGCTTGGGATGAAAGCGCTCATCCTTGGCCATCCGTTCGAACTGGCGTTCCAAATAGGGGATATGCTGGCCGGCCAACAGCGGATCGCTGGGGCCGCCTTCACCCTGTTCTCCGTGGCAGCGCCCGCACTCATACTGCCCATAAAGATCCCGACCCCGCTTCAGATCACCCGGCGCGCGGGGAATTTGTAGGACCCGCTTGGCCGCCAACAATCGCTCCAGGCCGTCCACACGGCCCTCCACCGGCGGCAGATAGGTGCGTAAGGTGATGCTGGTAATAAAGGCGGTGACGTCGAGAATATCT
The sequence above is drawn from the Magnetospira sp. QH-2 genome and encodes:
- a CDS encoding bile acid:sodium symporter family protein; this translates as MTIEQLLPLGLAFIMLSIGLGLRAEDFSRVFRHPVPMGVGLINQILLLPLIGAGLVLLYDGRPEFAIGLMILAASPGGITSNLLTTLAGGNAALSVSMTALASLASIVTVPIILGLTQILLPGNVQEITMPVGRIMAGILVITGLPIALGMGLVHWRPGWANWLRPKARLLATILFALIVAGAFVGQMDNISRYFTDIGPYVAALNMGTMGLGLLAARGLRLNGPDSIAICLESGLQNAALAIFVATTLLGEPMMVVPAIIYALIMNITAGLFLLRVRGQAVSPSAL
- a CDS encoding type II toxin-antitoxin system RatA family toxin, translating into MIRIKRNYRVAQKVERLFDVAADFESYPEFLPNCLAMRVIEQTDENFLVDNLYRWGPVTTQFRSRTHMERPHRLDVKSVDRGTQFSIGWRFVPDGPEATQVTFTMEVDLNNRLLRGVVEAVLQTTAQRIESAFRARVDQIFGGTGSSSTEI
- a CDS encoding c-type cytochrome, with product MLLVLLAALPARAEPEVLGDPLDGEDIFITCAPCHGDQAQGGGGGKYPRLAGMSQKVLAEQLRDFKSRERTNIPMFPFTSERELSDQDILDVTAFITSITLRTYLPPVEGRVDGLERLLAAKRVLQIPRAPGDLKRGRDLYGQYECGRCHGEQGEGGPSDPLLAGQHIPYLERQFERMAKDERFHPKPDRYIAPLSAEDIQNLLAYISVLDDPVPPKI